The Salegentibacter sp. Hel_I_6 region GCCAGATGTAATGCTTCATTTCTATGCCTATTACAAGAGAGCTACGCAATCTAACGGGTTCTACATTCCACCCACAAACGAGGGCGATCTAAGAGACGCTTTTAAAATCAACGCATTATTGCAAGTAAAAAATCTTAGCACGCAGGAAGCCCGGGAGAAATATGTTGAACTTGTAGAAGAACATATTGGCGAAGTTTCAATATAAATTCCCTCCGCCAATTTAATA contains the following coding sequences:
- a CDS encoding acyl-CoA-binding protein, which codes for MPGTTKEKFLEAYKMASNTNQKFAPDVMLHFYAYYKRATQSNGFYIPPTNEGDLRDAFKINALLQVKNLSTQEAREKYVELVEEHIGEVSI